DNA from Flavobacteriales bacterium:
ACACCTTCGTCCGGCTCATCCTGGGGGATGACTATGTGGACATGACCCTGGACAACATCAAGCAGGGGCGGCCCATGGGCGTGTATGAGAGCATGGAGGAAGGCGGCATGTTCCTGCACATCACCACCAACAACATCCGGGTCTCATTCGTTGCCTTCGTGGCCGGCCTGTTGGCCAGCTTCGGGACCGTGCTGGTGCTGCTGTACAATGGCGTCATGCTGGGCTCCTTCCAGTACTTCTTCCATGAGCAGGGCGTGCTTGCGGAGAGCGTGCTCACCATCTGGGTGCACGGCACGCTCGAGATCTCGGCCATAGTCGTTGCGGGCGGAGCGGGCCTTACGCTCGGCAACAGCTGGCTGTTCCCGGGCACCTACACGCGGGGCGAAAGCCTGCGCCGAGGCGCACGTACAGGGCTCAAGGTGGTGATGGGACTGCTTCCCGTCTTCATCGCGGCCGGCTTCCTGGAGAGCTTCGTCACCCGGCATGCCCTCACCTTGCGGCCTTGGGTGGCCATCACCATCATCCTGGCATCACTGGCCTGGGTCATCCATTACTTCATCATCCTCCCCTACCATGCAGAACGCCGCCGAGCCGGTCCAGTTGCGCCAGGTGCGTGACTTCGGGCAGATCTTCAACGCGACCTTCACCTTCCTCCGCCAGAACTGGAAACCGCTGTTCCGGGCCATCGGCGTGGTGGGCCTGCCTGCCGGTCTGGTAGGAGGATTCCTCTCAGGCGGGGCCATGGCCGGCCTGCAGCAGCTGCAGATGGAGCCTGGCGACGACCCGGGCCGGGTGTTCTCGCTGCTGGGGTCGAGCATGGCGGGGCTCGTGCCGGGCATGATCATCCTCTTCGTGGCGTGGATGATGGTGGTCTCCATGGTGCACGAGTACATCAGGGCCTATCACCAGGGCGAGCACCACCTGCTCGGCACCGGCGACCTGGTGAAGCGCGGGCTCGGCCAGATGGGCCCCTATTTCGGTGCCAGTTTCCTCTCGGGCCTGCTCGTGGGCCTGGGCTTCATGCTCTGCATCCTGCCCGCCATGTATCCGGCGGCCGTGCTCTCCCTGGCGCTCGCCGCGCACGCGATCGAGCGCACGGGCGGGAGCGGTGCACTGAGCCGGTCGAACCAGCTCGTGACCGGTGACTTCTGGCCCACGCTGGGCCTGGTGATCGTGGCTACCCTGCTCAAATGGATGCTGGACTATATCGTTGTGCTTCCCTTCACCATCGCGGGCATGGTTATCGGGATCAATACGGGGCTCGAGGCCGCTTCCGGGAACGGCCCCATGGCGCTGCCCGAGTGGATGGGCATCTTCAATTCCGTGAGCACGGCTGTGCAGTGGTGCGTGCAGATGGTGACCTACCCCATCGTGGCCGTGGCCATGGCATTGAAGTACTTCAGCCGCGTGGAGGAGACCGAAGGCCATGGCCTGAAGGAGCGCATCGCAGGCTTCGACCAGGCCTGAGCGACGGATGCGCGGCCAGGCCCTGCTCCTGTTGTGGCTGCTGCTCACCGGCACCATGGCCGTGGCGCAGCCTACCCGTGGAGCGGCGGAGGGCGCCCAGGGCACGCGGCAGGCCGCTCCACCGCTGGAGCCCCCGGAGCTGAGGCCCTTCGATGCGAAGGAGATCGAGCGCCTTAGGGCCGA
Protein-coding regions in this window:
- a CDS encoding stage II sporulation protein M, with translation MREAAFIKRNQAKWQRLEQSIAGLGQLSGDEASDLYIQLTDDLSYARTFYPKSAVVSYLNGLAVRLHQHIYRNKRTPRGRFISFWAREVPQALAEARRNLALSFAIFAVAVLIGAVSAAHDDTFVRLILGDDYVDMTLDNIKQGRPMGVYESMEEGGMFLHITTNNIRVSFVAFVAGLLASFGTVLVLLYNGVMLGSFQYFFHEQGVLAESVLTIWVHGTLEISAIVVAGGAGLTLGNSWLFPGTYTRGESLRRGARTGLKVVMGLLPVFIAAGFLESFVTRHALTLRPWVAITIILASLAWVIHYFIILPYHAERRRAGPVAPGA